Proteins encoded together in one Coffea arabica cultivar ET-39 chromosome 2c, Coffea Arabica ET-39 HiFi, whole genome shotgun sequence window:
- the LOC113725117 gene encoding ATP-dependent Clp protease ATP-binding subunit CLPT1, chloroplastic-like, whose translation MAANTLSVMLPISSPTSLSLQKPTDHSLAFNPGCQLILFFGEKLSIRSSNLSLVVSKRRSSTAATASFSLPISKEKRDSSEKLPRWSARAIKSYAMAELEARKLKYPNTGTEALLMGILVEGTSLAAKFLRENGITLFKVREETVKLLGKSDMYFFSPEHPPVTEPAQRALDWAIEEKLKSGESGEVTTTHLLLGIWAQKESAGHQILAAQGFDDEKVKELAKNMDKDIILSFK comes from the exons ATGGCGGCCAATACACTCTCAGTGATGCTCCCAATCTCATCTCCAACTTCACTATCTCTCCAGAAACCCACCGACCATTCCTTGGCTTTCAATCCGGGTTGTcagttaattcttttttttggcGAAAAACTTTCCATTCGCTCGTCAAATTTAAGTCTTGTTGTCTCAAAACGACGCAGTTCAACTGCTGCAACGGCCTCCTTTAGTCTTCCCATCTC CAAGGAAAAAAGGGATTCCTCTGAAAAATTACCCAG ATGGTCTGCGAGGGCAATAAAGTCATATGCTATGGCGGAGTTGGAAGCTAGGAAGCTCAAGTATCCGAATACTGGGACAGAAGCTTTACTAATGGGAATCTTGGTTGAAG GAACGAGTTTGGCTGCCAAGTTCTTGAGGGAAAATGGCATCACACTTTTTAAGGTGCGAGAAGAAACTGTAAAGTTACTTGGCAAATCTGACATGTACTTTTTCAGTCCAGAGCATCCTCCCGTGACTGAACCTGCTCAAAGGGCTCTCGATTGGGCTATTGAGGAGAAACTGAAGTCTG GTGAAAGTGGGGAAGTAACGACTACACATTTACTTCTTGGTATATGGGCACAAAAGGAGTCAGCAGGACATCAAATATTGGCTGCACAGGGCTTTGATGATGAGAAAGTTAAAGAGCTGGCAAAGAAT ATGGACAAGGATATAATTTTGAGCTTCAAATAG